From Enterococcus mundtii, the proteins below share one genomic window:
- the licT gene encoding BglG family transcription antiterminator LicT, translated as MRIEKILNNNVVVTRDKLNREMIVMGKGLAFKKKIGDAILEAGVDKEFHLTDDRLSRHFQKLAEDIPMEYLELSYEIIEYTKEKLDVTLNESIYISLTDHLYNAIKRYKTGVGLPNVLLYDIKQLFPREYQIGKKTIERVHHKYGFDLSENEAGFIALHLVNAQSEQDSMNNMYQFTKTIQDILNIVRYYYQTPFDEESIYFFRFVTHLRFFLSRVMNTSLTQEGEVEEELIQMIQRKYQTASGCVDKIALFLQETFNYHMSDDEIVYLTIHLARLADNNHLKNH; from the coding sequence ATGCGGATTGAAAAAATTCTAAATAATAATGTCGTTGTCACAAGGGACAAATTAAATCGAGAAATGATCGTTATGGGAAAAGGATTAGCATTCAAAAAAAAGATTGGTGATGCTATTTTAGAAGCGGGTGTGGATAAAGAATTTCATTTGACAGATGATCGACTCTCGAGGCATTTTCAAAAATTAGCGGAGGATATCCCGATGGAATACCTCGAACTCTCCTACGAGATCATCGAGTATACGAAAGAAAAGTTAGATGTGACATTGAATGAATCCATTTATATTTCATTGACCGATCATTTATACAATGCGATCAAACGTTATAAAACCGGCGTTGGATTACCTAATGTTTTATTATATGATATCAAGCAATTATTTCCGAGAGAATACCAAATAGGTAAAAAAACGATTGAAAGAGTCCATCATAAATATGGATTTGATTTATCCGAAAATGAAGCTGGATTCATTGCCCTTCATTTAGTCAATGCACAATCAGAACAAGATAGTATGAACAATATGTACCAGTTTACGAAAACCATTCAGGATATTTTGAATATCGTTCGCTATTATTATCAAACACCCTTTGATGAAGAATCGATTTATTTTTTCCGATTTGTCACGCATCTTCGTTTTTTTCTCAGCCGTGTGATGAACACGTCCCTTACCCAAGAAGGTGAGGTCGAGGAAGAACTGATCCAGATGATCCAGCGAAAATACCAAACGGCTTCTGGCTGCGTGGACAAAATCGCTTTATTCTTACAGGAAACATTTAATTATCATATGTCAGACGATGAAATTGTCTACTTAACGATCCATCTGGCTCGTTTGGCAGATAATAATCATTTAAAAAATCACTAA
- a CDS encoding beta-glucoside-specific PTS transporter subunit IIABC: MGKYQDLAKEIVKYVGGKENISSLTHCVTRLRFRLKDESKADDETLKNMDGVVTVMKSGGQYQVVIGNHVPDVYADVLSVAGISEDAELAPAKGNIFNRLIDILSGCFQPFLGALAAAGMVKGLNALFIFLGFYEQTSGTYIMLNGIGDSIFYFMPVILGYTAAKKFKLNPMVGIVIGAALVYPTVQGPALQSGFEAANQGAAAPLSLLGLPAYESFLGIPWVGASYTSSVIPVIFIIAFAGQVQKFAKKIVPTVVQTFVVPFMVLLIALPIGFLAIGPIVSLLTEWLSAGFQALMDFSPALYGGVLGFFWQVLVIFGLHWSIIPLAIMQLAQNGSSQMLVGVFGASFAQTAVVLAMYFKFKDKKMKALCMPAFISGIFGVTEPAIYGITLPKKTPFIYSMIGGSLSGIYLMMSGTTGYTMGGLGIFGVVNFISGSDASGMYNAFIGIAIAATIGFTLTFLLWKDTEEVVPEKKESKIKEIVKTPIQGGIASLSEAKDQAFAKGALGRGILIYPEKGEVVAPFDGTVMTLFPSKHAIGLVSESGLELLIHVGLDTVQLQGKHFESFVKQGDKVKQGDVLLRFDINAIESEGYSVETPVIITNSADYLDIVENQSKIVTNGDELITALT, from the coding sequence ATGGGAAAATACCAAGATTTAGCAAAAGAAATCGTGAAATATGTTGGCGGAAAAGAAAATATCAGTAGTTTGACGCACTGTGTGACTCGCTTGCGTTTTCGGTTAAAAGACGAAAGTAAAGCAGATGACGAGACATTGAAGAATATGGATGGTGTCGTGACCGTCATGAAAAGCGGTGGGCAATACCAAGTAGTCATTGGTAATCATGTACCAGACGTATATGCAGATGTATTAAGTGTAGCAGGGATTTCAGAAGATGCGGAATTAGCCCCTGCGAAAGGCAATATATTTAATCGTTTGATCGATATTTTAAGTGGTTGTTTCCAGCCTTTCTTAGGAGCTTTAGCAGCTGCCGGGATGGTCAAAGGATTGAATGCATTATTTATCTTTTTAGGATTCTATGAGCAGACTTCCGGAACTTATATCATGTTAAATGGGATCGGTGATTCGATCTTTTATTTCATGCCAGTTATTTTAGGGTATACAGCAGCTAAAAAATTCAAATTGAATCCAATGGTCGGCATCGTCATCGGTGCAGCCCTTGTCTATCCGACCGTACAAGGACCGGCATTACAAAGTGGCTTTGAAGCAGCCAATCAAGGTGCTGCAGCGCCGCTTAGCCTTTTAGGATTGCCCGCGTATGAAAGTTTCTTGGGTATTCCCTGGGTAGGAGCTTCTTATACATCAAGTGTCATTCCTGTCATCTTTATCATTGCTTTTGCCGGACAAGTGCAAAAATTTGCGAAGAAGATCGTTCCAACAGTTGTCCAAACATTTGTTGTTCCTTTTATGGTCTTATTGATTGCTCTACCGATCGGCTTTTTGGCGATTGGCCCAATCGTCAGCTTGTTAACAGAGTGGTTGAGTGCAGGTTTCCAAGCATTGATGGATTTTTCACCAGCATTATATGGTGGGGTCCTAGGTTTCTTCTGGCAAGTATTAGTTATCTTCGGTCTACATTGGAGTATCATTCCTTTGGCGATCATGCAGCTGGCACAAAATGGCTCAAGTCAAATGCTGGTAGGTGTTTTTGGGGCAAGTTTTGCACAAACTGCCGTTGTGTTAGCGATGTACTTCAAGTTTAAAGACAAGAAAATGAAAGCCTTATGTATGCCTGCCTTTATCTCAGGAATCTTTGGCGTAACAGAACCAGCCATCTATGGAATCACTTTACCTAAAAAGACCCCGTTCATTTATTCAATGATTGGTGGCTCGCTCTCTGGTATCTATTTGATGATGAGTGGTACGACAGGTTATACAATGGGTGGACTGGGCATCTTCGGAGTGGTGAACTTCATTAGTGGTAGCGATGCAAGTGGCATGTACAATGCCTTTATCGGTATTGCAATTGCAGCAACGATTGGTTTTACTTTGACTTTCTTGTTATGGAAAGATACGGAAGAAGTAGTACCTGAGAAAAAAGAAAGTAAAATCAAAGAAATCGTCAAAACACCGATCCAAGGCGGTATTGCATCTTTAAGCGAAGCAAAAGACCAAGCATTTGCTAAAGGCGCGTTAGGAAGAGGAATCTTGATCTATCCAGAAAAAGGGGAAGTTGTTGCACCATTCGATGGGACAGTGATGACGCTATTTCCTTCAAAACATGCGATCGGTTTAGTTTCTGAAAGTGGATTGGAACTGTTGATCCATGTTGGTTTAGACACTGTACAATTGCAAGGGAAACATTTTGAATCTTTTGTGAAACAAGGGGATAAAGTGAAACAAGGAGACGTCTTATTGCGATTTGATATCAATGCAATCGAAAGTGAAGGCTATAGCGTAGAAACCCCTGTCATTATTACCAATTCAGCAGATTACCTGGATATCGTCGAGAATCAATCGAAGATCGTGACGAATGGGGATGAGTTGATCACAGCGTTGACTTGA
- a CDS encoding phospho-sugar mutase, whose product MSWKQVYEQWATEESLEENLKKQLKELSENPEKLEDAFYAPLEFGTAGMRGILGPGINRMNIYTVRQATEGLAQFMDEQGAETKKRGVAIAYDSRHQSPEFAMEAAKTLAQHGIPSFVFESLRPTPELSFAVRHLNAFAGIMVTASHNPAAYNGYKVYGEDGGQMPPADADALTKYVRNISNPLKVEVLAEEQAKNSDLITIIGEEIDQAYLEEIKAVTINHELVETLGKELKLVFTPLHGTGKMLGERALTQAGFEQFVLVPEQAVADPDFTTVKSPNPEEHSAFEYAIRLGEKEGADLLIATDPDADRLGAAVRLPDGSYKVLTGNQIGALLVQYILEAHQEKGTLPENAAVLKSIVSSELPTAIARHYGVEMMNVLTGFKFIAEKIQQFEETKAHTFMFGFEESYGYLVKPFVRDKDAIQALLLLAEVAAFYKKQDKTLYDGLQSIFETYGYYAEKTISVTMSGQEGSAKIAALMEKFRKDAPTEFAGEKVLQTEDFKALTKTDAQGNVEKLTTPPSDVLKYTLEEDGWIAIRPSGTEPKIKFYIGVKGDSNEAAQEKIAALEASIKSMTEE is encoded by the coding sequence ATGTCTTGGAAACAAGTTTACGAGCAATGGGCAACTGAAGAATCATTAGAAGAAAATTTAAAAAAACAATTAAAAGAATTAAGTGAAAATCCTGAAAAATTAGAAGATGCGTTCTACGCACCTTTGGAATTTGGTACAGCAGGAATGCGCGGGATCTTAGGGCCTGGAATTAATCGAATGAACATCTATACTGTACGTCAAGCAACAGAAGGGCTTGCACAATTTATGGATGAACAAGGAGCAGAAACAAAAAAACGTGGGGTAGCGATCGCTTATGATTCACGTCATCAATCGCCAGAATTTGCGATGGAAGCGGCAAAAACTTTAGCGCAACATGGTATTCCATCTTTTGTCTTTGAAAGCTTACGACCAACCCCAGAGCTTTCATTTGCGGTTCGTCATCTTAACGCATTCGCTGGGATCATGGTTACAGCTTCTCATAATCCAGCGGCATATAATGGCTATAAAGTCTATGGCGAAGATGGTGGACAAATGCCGCCTGCTGATGCAGACGCATTGACAAAATATGTACGAAACATCAGCAATCCACTAAAAGTAGAAGTTTTAGCAGAAGAACAAGCAAAAAATAGTGATTTGATCACGATCATCGGCGAAGAAATCGACCAAGCGTACTTGGAAGAAATCAAAGCAGTGACGATCAATCATGAATTAGTAGAAACATTAGGGAAAGAATTGAAGCTAGTCTTCACGCCGTTACACGGAACAGGTAAAATGTTAGGTGAGCGTGCGTTGACTCAAGCGGGATTTGAACAATTTGTCTTGGTTCCTGAGCAAGCAGTCGCTGACCCAGACTTCACCACAGTCAAATCACCAAATCCAGAAGAACACTCTGCTTTTGAATACGCAATCCGTTTAGGCGAAAAAGAAGGCGCAGATCTATTGATTGCTACTGATCCAGATGCCGATCGTCTAGGTGCAGCTGTACGCTTGCCAGACGGTTCATACAAAGTATTGACAGGAAATCAAATCGGCGCTTTGCTTGTCCAATATATCCTGGAAGCTCACCAAGAAAAAGGAACACTGCCAGAAAATGCGGCGGTCTTGAAATCAATCGTTTCAAGTGAACTACCGACAGCAATCGCTAGACATTATGGTGTAGAAATGATGAACGTCTTGACTGGCTTCAAATTTATTGCTGAAAAAATCCAACAATTTGAAGAAACAAAGGCGCATACATTCATGTTTGGTTTTGAAGAAAGCTACGGTTATTTAGTCAAACCATTCGTTCGCGATAAAGACGCGATTCAAGCACTATTATTATTAGCAGAAGTTGCTGCATTTTATAAAAAACAAGATAAGACCCTTTATGATGGGTTACAATCGATTTTTGAAACGTATGGCTATTATGCAGAAAAAACAATTTCAGTCACAATGAGTGGTCAAGAAGGTTCAGCGAAAATTGCTGCACTGATGGAGAAATTCAGAAAAGATGCACCAACTGAATTTGCTGGAGAAAAAGTTTTACAAACAGAAGATTTCAAGGCACTAACAAAAACAGATGCCCAAGGAAATGTAGAAAAACTAACGACTCCACCTTCAGATGTATTGAAATATACACTAGAAGAAGACGGTTGGATCGCGATTCGTCCTTCTGGAACGGAACCAAAAATCAAATTTTATATTGGTGTCAAAGGTGATTCAAACGAAGCAGCACAAGAAAAAATTGCTGCACTTGAAGCTAGCATCAAATCAATGACAGAAGAATAA
- the trxB gene encoding thioredoxin-disulfide reductase — MYDVIVIGAGPAGMTAALYASRSNLSVAMIEQGAPGGQMNNTAEVENYPGFDSIMGPDLAYKMYEGVSRFGTENVYGIVQDIKDHGNYKEVICEDKSYEAKTVIIATGCIHRKLGVPGEEEYAGRGVSYCAVCDGAFFRNKRLVVIGGGDSAVEEAVYLTQFASEVVIVHRRDELRAQKIIQDRAFANEKISFVWDTITDEIIGNDMVVTGVKGHNAKTGEAIELAADGVFIYVGLDPLTEPFRKAGITNDAGWIPTDQDMRTNMPGVFAIGDVREKDLRQITTAVGDGGIAGQQVYKYLEALEETPKA; from the coding sequence ATGTATGATGTAATCGTAATTGGCGCAGGGCCTGCTGGTATGACCGCTGCTCTATATGCTTCAAGATCAAACTTATCAGTAGCGATGATCGAACAAGGGGCACCTGGCGGGCAAATGAACAATACCGCAGAAGTAGAAAATTATCCTGGATTTGATTCGATCATGGGTCCAGACCTTGCGTATAAAATGTATGAAGGTGTTTCACGATTTGGAACTGAAAATGTCTATGGTATCGTCCAAGATATCAAAGATCATGGCAACTATAAAGAAGTCATCTGTGAAGACAAAAGTTACGAAGCGAAAACAGTCATCATTGCAACTGGTTGTATCCATCGTAAACTAGGGGTACCAGGCGAAGAAGAATATGCTGGACGTGGTGTTTCTTACTGCGCGGTTTGTGACGGTGCATTTTTCCGTAACAAACGCTTAGTCGTGATTGGTGGTGGCGATTCTGCGGTAGAAGAAGCTGTGTATTTGACACAATTTGCTTCAGAAGTCGTTATCGTTCATCGTCGTGATGAATTAAGAGCGCAAAAAATCATCCAAGATCGCGCATTTGCGAACGAAAAAATCTCATTTGTTTGGGATACGATCACTGATGAGATCATCGGAAATGATATGGTCGTTACTGGTGTCAAAGGGCACAACGCAAAAACAGGGGAAGCAATCGAATTAGCAGCTGACGGTGTGTTCATCTATGTTGGACTAGATCCGTTGACTGAACCTTTCCGCAAAGCTGGGATCACAAATGATGCTGGCTGGATTCCAACAGATCAAGACATGCGTACGAACATGCCTGGTGTATTTGCCATTGGCGATGTACGAGAAAAAGATCTACGCCAAATCACTACAGCAGTAGGCGATGGCGGGATTGCTGGACAACAAGTATATAAATACTTGGAAGCTTTAGAAGAAACGCCAAAAGCATAA
- a CDS encoding 6-phospho-beta-glucosidase, with protein sequence MNQGIKIATIGGGSSYTPELMEGFIKRYDELPIREIWLVDIEAGREKLAIVSEMAQRMWDASPYDVKIYATLDREEALKDADFVTTQFRVGQLDARVKDERIPAYYGMLGQETNGAGGMFKAFRTIPVILAVVEDMKRLCPNAWLINFANPSGMVTEAVVRYGKWDKVIGLCNVPVMAMMTEPVMISEKKEELIYKFAGLNHFHWHKVADAKGNDRTEDLIEQLYAEDNGLPKNIFDVPFFREQLDQMKMIPCGYHRYYYREEEMLEHALEEYHTIGTRAQQVKQTEAELFELYKDPQLDHKPEQLQQRGGAYYSDAACETIASIYGNKETQIVVSTKNNGAVPDLPADCVVEVTAYVGAQGARSVAFGSLPAAERGWLQVMKNMELLTIEAAVTGDYGTALQAFTINPLVRSGKTAKRMMDELFIAHQEYLPQFKEAIDRLTAEGIEVQDELARELSEKRVVEGV encoded by the coding sequence ATGAATCAAGGAATCAAGATCGCGACAATTGGTGGCGGAAGTAGTTATACACCGGAATTAATGGAAGGTTTTATCAAACGTTACGATGAATTGCCGATTCGTGAAATCTGGTTAGTCGATATCGAAGCTGGGCGTGAAAAACTAGCGATCGTCAGTGAAATGGCCCAACGGATGTGGGATGCTTCTCCATATGACGTGAAAATCTATGCGACCTTGGATCGTGAGGAAGCATTGAAAGATGCGGACTTTGTCACTACACAATTTCGGGTCGGTCAATTGGATGCTCGTGTAAAAGATGAACGTATCCCTGCTTATTACGGTATGTTGGGGCAAGAAACCAATGGTGCTGGTGGGATGTTCAAGGCGTTTCGGACGATCCCAGTCATCTTAGCAGTAGTTGAAGATATGAAACGCCTTTGTCCGAACGCTTGGTTGATCAATTTTGCTAATCCAAGCGGTATGGTGACTGAAGCAGTCGTTCGTTATGGGAAATGGGACAAAGTGATTGGATTGTGCAATGTACCAGTAATGGCAATGATGACAGAGCCAGTCATGATCAGTGAAAAGAAAGAAGAGTTGATTTATAAATTTGCTGGGCTGAACCATTTCCATTGGCACAAAGTAGCGGATGCAAAAGGAAATGATCGTACCGAAGATTTGATCGAACAACTTTATGCGGAAGATAACGGGCTGCCAAAAAACATATTCGATGTGCCATTCTTTAGAGAACAACTCGATCAGATGAAAATGATTCCTTGTGGCTATCACCGCTATTACTATCGTGAAGAAGAAATGTTGGAGCATGCGTTGGAAGAATACCACACGATCGGAACGCGAGCACAACAAGTCAAACAAACAGAAGCGGAATTGTTTGAGCTATACAAAGATCCGCAACTCGATCATAAACCAGAACAATTACAACAACGAGGCGGTGCCTATTATTCGGATGCCGCATGTGAAACGATTGCTTCGATCTATGGCAATAAAGAAACTCAAATCGTTGTCTCAACGAAAAACAATGGGGCTGTGCCTGATCTACCAGCAGACTGTGTCGTTGAAGTAACAGCTTATGTAGGTGCGCAAGGAGCAAGAAGTGTTGCTTTTGGTTCATTACCTGCAGCAGAACGTGGTTGGTTACAAGTGATGAAAAATATGGAGTTATTGACGATCGAAGCAGCTGTCACAGGTGATTATGGGACGGCGTTACAAGCCTTTACGATCAACCCATTAGTTCGTTCTGGTAAAACAGCAAAACGTATGATGGATGAATTATTTATTGCTCATCAAGAGTATTTACCACAATTTAAAGAAGCCATCGATCGCTTAACAGCAGAAGGCATCGAAGTGCAAGATGAATTAGCAAGAGAATTGTCAGAAAAACGTGTAGTGGAAGGAGTATAA
- a CDS encoding 6-phospho-beta-glucosidase — protein MGFRKDFLWGGATAANQCEGGYDEGGRGLANVDVVPIGPDRFPVITGQQKMFEFDDEHFYPAKEAIDMYHHYKEDIALFAEMGFKTYRLSIAWSRIFPLGDEKEPNEEGLKFYEDVFKECQKYGIEPLVTITHFDCPMHLVKEYGAWRSRELVGFYENLCHVIFNRYKGLVKYWLTFNEINMILHAPFMGAGLYFEEGDNVEQVKYQAAHHELLASAIATKIAHEVDPENKVGCMLAAGAYYPYSCKPEDVWASRQADRENYFFIDVQSRGEYPAYALKEMERQGIEIKMEPGDLELLKQHTVDFISFSYYSSRVSTTDPKLLEQTAGNIFESTKNPYLEASEWGWQIDPLGLRVTLNDIYDRYQKPLFIVENGLGAVDTPDENGYVEDDYRISYLASHIQAMKDAVELDGVDLLGYTTWGCIDLVSAGTGEMKKRYGFIYVDRDNEGNGTLKRTKKKSFDWYKQVIASNGENLANK, from the coding sequence ATGGGATTTAGAAAAGATTTTTTATGGGGTGGCGCAACAGCTGCCAATCAATGTGAAGGTGGATACGACGAAGGAGGGCGCGGCTTAGCCAATGTAGATGTCGTGCCGATTGGTCCAGATCGTTTTCCAGTGATTACCGGTCAACAAAAAATGTTTGAGTTTGATGACGAACATTTTTATCCAGCAAAAGAAGCCATCGATATGTACCATCACTATAAAGAAGATATCGCCTTATTCGCAGAAATGGGCTTTAAAACATACCGTCTATCGATTGCCTGGAGCCGTATTTTTCCATTAGGTGATGAGAAAGAGCCAAACGAAGAAGGGTTGAAATTCTATGAAGATGTCTTTAAAGAATGTCAAAAGTATGGGATCGAACCCTTAGTAACGATTACTCATTTTGACTGCCCAATGCATTTAGTCAAAGAATACGGGGCATGGCGTTCGCGTGAATTAGTCGGATTTTATGAAAATCTTTGTCACGTGATCTTTAACCGCTATAAAGGATTAGTAAAATACTGGTTGACCTTTAATGAAATCAACATGATTTTACATGCACCGTTCATGGGTGCTGGCTTGTATTTTGAAGAAGGCGACAATGTAGAGCAAGTCAAATATCAAGCAGCTCATCACGAGTTACTAGCGAGTGCGATTGCAACAAAAATCGCGCATGAAGTCGACCCTGAGAATAAAGTCGGCTGTATGTTAGCTGCGGGGGCTTATTATCCTTATTCATGTAAACCAGAAGATGTCTGGGCTTCACGCCAAGCAGACCGCGAAAACTACTTCTTTATCGATGTGCAGTCAAGAGGAGAATACCCAGCATATGCGCTAAAAGAAATGGAACGCCAAGGCATCGAGATCAAAATGGAACCAGGAGACTTAGAATTATTGAAACAACATACCGTTGATTTTATTTCATTCTCGTATTATTCTTCTCGTGTTTCAACAACCGATCCAAAATTATTAGAACAAACCGCAGGAAATATCTTTGAATCAACGAAAAATCCTTATTTAGAAGCAAGTGAATGGGGCTGGCAAATTGACCCATTAGGTTTACGGGTAACCTTGAATGATATTTATGATCGTTATCAAAAGCCATTGTTTATTGTCGAAAATGGGTTGGGCGCGGTAGATACTCCGGATGAGAATGGCTATGTGGAAGATGACTATCGCATTTCATATCTTGCTTCACACATCCAAGCGATGAAAGATGCAGTCGAATTAGATGGTGTTGATCTTTTAGGTTATACGACTTGGGGCTGTATCGATCTGGTTTCTGCTGGAACTGGTGAAATGAAGAAACGCTATGGTTTTATCTATGTTGATCGTGACAATGAAGGCAATGGTACATTGAAACGGACAAAGAAAAAATCATTTGATTGGTATAAACAAGTGATTGCTTCGAATGGTGAAAATCTAGCGAACAAATAG
- a CDS encoding MurR/RpiR family transcriptional regulator, with the protein MLLKEKLKQINFSPSESEVIRFLQANETTLADRTIQQIAATCYVHPSTLIRIAKKMGFNGWVDFRDAFIAETEYLQGNFQEVDANLPFSENEGIMTIANRIAALERMTIQDTLSLLMHDDLQQAKQLLLRANKIVLFSSDTNTLIAQSFKLKMNRIKQEVTIVPTSGESYYDAYNCQPENCAILISYTGENQMMLRTAEILKEKNVPILSLTSIGESSLSTASDVVLRLTTRERLYSKISSFTINTSISYLLDVLYSCVFAEHYRENLDYLIEVGQKVDTRQISSSIMKEELFTDAIEDGD; encoded by the coding sequence ATGCTATTAAAGGAAAAGCTTAAACAAATCAACTTTTCACCTTCAGAAAGCGAAGTCATCCGTTTTCTCCAAGCCAATGAAACAACTCTGGCCGATCGAACGATTCAACAAATTGCAGCAACTTGCTATGTCCATCCTTCTACTTTGATTCGGATCGCCAAAAAAATGGGGTTTAATGGATGGGTGGATTTTAGAGATGCGTTCATCGCTGAAACAGAATATCTGCAAGGCAACTTTCAAGAAGTGGACGCCAATCTCCCTTTTTCCGAAAATGAAGGCATCATGACGATCGCTAATCGGATTGCGGCACTTGAACGTATGACGATCCAAGATACGTTATCCTTGTTGATGCACGACGATCTCCAACAAGCAAAACAACTTCTGCTACGAGCCAATAAAATCGTATTATTTTCGAGTGACACCAACACCTTGATCGCTCAATCCTTCAAATTGAAAATGAATCGGATCAAACAAGAAGTGACCATTGTGCCAACTTCTGGTGAGTCTTATTACGATGCCTACAATTGTCAGCCTGAAAACTGTGCAATCTTGATCTCCTATACGGGAGAAAACCAGATGATGCTTCGGACTGCTGAAATTTTGAAAGAAAAAAATGTGCCGATTTTATCGTTGACGAGCATCGGTGAGTCCAGTTTGTCCACAGCGAGCGATGTGGTATTGCGCCTGACAACACGTGAACGATTGTACTCAAAAATCAGTAGTTTCACGATCAATACGTCGATCTCCTATTTGTTGGATGTTTTATATAGTTGTGTCTTTGCTGAACATTATCGTGAGAACCTTGATTATTTGATCGAAGTCGGTCAAAAAGTCGATACACGGCAGATCAGTTCATCCATCATGAAAGAAGAACTATTTACCGATGCAATCGAAGATGGCGATTAG